The Tessaracoccus aquimaris sequence GATGAACAGCGACAGCACCAGTGCGAGCACCATGTTGATGTTGGACAGCCACCGGATGCCCCGGCCGACGCCGGAGACGGCGGAGGCGATGAAGCATGCGGTCAGCACGGCGATGATCGCGATCAGCGCCGCGTTGGGCAACTTGCCGATGCCGCTGACGATCTCGACGCCGCGGCCGATCTGCATGGCGCCGATGCCGAGCGAGGCGGACGTGCCGAACAGGGTCGCGACGATGGCGAAGATGTCGACCAGCCGGCCGGCGATGCCGTCGGCCCGCTTCTGCCCGAGCAGCGCGACCAGGATCGAGCTCATCAGCGGCACCCGGCCGCGGCGGAACGCGCCGTAGGCGACGGCGGCCCCCACGAGGCCATAGATCGCCCAGGGGCCGATGCCCCAGTGGAAGAAGGTCTGCGCAAGCGCCTTGACCGCCGCCTCAGGGGTCTCGGGCGTCGTGGCACCGGGGGCGGGCGACTGGTAGTAGGTCAGCGGCTCGAGGGGGCCGAAGAAGATGATGCCGATGCCGATCCCCGCCGAGAACATCATGGCGATCCAGGAGAACTTCCGGTACTCCGGCTTCTCGTCGTCCTTGCCGAGCGGGATGTTGCCGTAGCGGCTCACCGCGATGAACAGCATGAAGAACAGGATCACCGCCACCAGTCCGGTGAACAGCCAGCCGACGTGGGCAAGGGTCCACTCCAGTGCCGCCTTCGAGACGGCGGAAAGGCTCTCGGTTGAGACGACGCCCCACGCGATGAATGAGATGATCAGGGCGGCGGTGACCCCGAAGACGACCTTGTCCGTGCCGTATCGGTTGCGCTGTTCCTCGACGCCGATCCCCGGCACGAGCGCGGGGTGGATGCCGTGCGGGTAGGTCTCGTCGACCTGCTTCAGAAGGCGCCTGGCCTTTGGCCCGATGCCCTCCTTCGGCGAACGGTTCTGGGGGTCGGGATGCACGCGGTTCTCCTCCGCAGGGGCCAGGGACGATGCAGCACCTTACCCTTTAGGCGGTCAGCGGCCTCCTCCTTCGAGGGTCAGACGCCTGCCAGGAACGCGTCGACTGCTGCGAAGTAGGCCTCCGGGCGATCCCGCCTGACGCAGTGCCCGGCGCCCTCGATGTCGACGCACCGCACGAGCGGGTTGACGATCAGGTCCGGGTCGGGTGCCATCTCCCCGTCGACGGGCGTGAGGATGAGCGTCGGCACGGTCAACTCGCTGAACAGGCCCTGCTCCCAGGGGCCGGACGTCAGCCGGAGCCCCTCGCGCAGGTACACCCGGTCGACGCGCGGCTTCGAGTCGGCCCACGCCTCGATCTCGGCGCTCGACAACGGCGTCTCGCGGCCCATCCGGGCGACCTCGTCCGCGCGGTGCGACGTGACCGCCTCGACGAAGGTGACCTGCTGGTCGCGGAACCCGGTGATGTCGAAGTGCGGATCGTCGACCGGCGGGGGCTTCGCCGGGTCCTCGAGCACGGCCGCCCTGACGAGGTCGGGCCGCTCGAGCGCGACCCGGGCAGCCAGGAAGCCGCCGAGCGAATGCCCGACCAGCACCGCCGGCGCGCCGACCGAGGCGAGCACCTCCTCGAGGTCGCGCTGCATCACCGCACAGACGTCCGCCAGTTGCGATGCCTCGAAGCGCGGCGAGGTGCCGTGGCCGCGCAGGTCGACGGCGACCAGGTCGTAGCGGTCGCGCCAACGCTCGACGGCGTCTGGCCAGTTGGTGCCGTCGTCGGTGAGGCCGTGCACGAGCACCATCGCCGGCGCCCCGGGTGTGCCGAGACGATGCAGAGTCAACTCAGTCATGTCGGGATGTTAACAACCGCATGGATGGGGGATTACCGGGGGCGGCACGATACGATCGACCTCCGTGACGCGCAACGTGGGTTTTGACCGGGAACGCTATCTGGCTCTGCAGTCGGAGCACATCAACGAGCGGCGGGAGCGCTTCGGCGGCAAGCTGTATCTCGAGTTCGGCGGAAAGCTCTTCGACGACCACCACGCGTCGCGCGTCCTGCCCGGCTTCACCCCCGACAACAAGATCCAGATGCTGGAGACCATCAAGGACGACGTCGAGGTCGTCATCGCGGTCTCGGCGCACGACCTGGCCCGCAACAAGGTGCGCGCCGACCTCGGCATCACCTACGAGTTGGACGTGCTGCGCCTGATCGATGAGTTCCGCTCCTACGGGCTGCTCGTCGGCAGCATCGTGATCACGCAGATGACCGACGAGCACCGTCAGGCGCGCGCCTTCAAGCGCAAGCTGGAGCGCCTCGGGCTGAAGGTCTACCGGCACTATCCGATCAAGGGCTATCCCAACGACGTGTCCCTGATCGTCAGCGACGCGGGCTACGGTCGCAACGACTACATCGAGACGGAGCGCGACGTGGTCGTCGTGACCGCGCCCGGGCCGGGCAGCGGCAAGATGGCGACCTGCCTGTCGCAGCTCTACCACGACCACCAACGCGGCATCAGCTCCGGCTACGCCAAGTACGAGACGTTCCCGATCTGGAACCTTCCGCTCGACCACCCCGTCAACCTCGCCTACGAGGCAGCCACCGCCGACCTCGACGACGTCAACATGATCGACCCGTACCACCTTGCCGCCTACGGCGAGCAGTGCGTCAACTACAACCGCGACGTCGAGATCTTCCCAGTGTTGAAGCTGCTTCTGGAGCGGCTGACGGGCAGCTCGCCGTACGAGTCGCCCACCGACATGGGCGTCAACATGGCGGGGGTGTGCATCTCCGACGACGAGGTGTGCCGCGACGCCGCCAAGCAGGAGATCATCCGGCGCTACTTCAAGGCACTGGTCGCCGAGCGCCGCGACGAACTCGAGCCGACGGTGTCCGACCGGATCGCGCTGACGATGAGCCAGGTCGGGATCGTGCGCGAGGACCGACCGGTGGTCCCGCCTGCGCTGGAGGTGGAGCGCCGCACCAAGGCGCCCGCCGCCGCCATGGAACTGGCCGACGGCCGGATCATCACGGGCAAGACCTCCCCGCTGCTCGGCGCCTGCTCGGCGATGCTGCTCGACGCGCTGAAGGAGTTGGCCGGGATCGACCCGAAGGTGCGGCTGCTCTCACCGGAGACCATCGAGCCCATCCAGACCCTCAAGACGGCGCATCTTGGCAGCCTCAACCCCAGGCTGCACACCGACGAGGTGCTGATCGCGCTGTCGGTGAGCGCCACCTACGACCCGAACGCGAAGGCGGCGCTGGAGCGGCTCAGTGAACTGCGCGGCTGCGACGTGCATAGCAGCGTGATCCTCGGCTCGGTCGACGAATCGATCCTGCGGAACCTGGGCGTCAACGTGACCAGCGAGCCCGTCTACCAGTCGAAGAAGCTCTACAAGAAGCGCTAGGCGCCCAGTTCGTCCTCGACGAGAACGGGGCGGCAGGCGTACAGGCCTGCGAGCAGCATCGGCGCCACGAGGCACAGTTGGAGCGCGATCGGCGCCGTCCAGCCGCCCGTGACGGAGTGCAGCACCCCGAACGACAGCGGCCCGAGGGTCGCGATGACGTAGCCGACCGACTGGGAGAAGCCGCTCAGCGCCGCGGTCGCCGTCGGCGTCCTCGCGCGGGTGCCGAACAGGGCAAGCAGCAGCGGGAACGAGGCGGTCCCCAGCGCCAGGAAGATCGCCCACAGCCAAGGGGCGCTGGACGGGGCGAGCAGCAGGCCCGTGTAGCCGGCCACCAGGAACGCCATGATCACCAGGAACAGCACCGTCGGGTTCCTGGTGCGTGCCACGTAGGCCGGGATCGCGAACGCAGGCACCAGCCCGACGCCGGTGGCGATCCCCAGCATCAGGCCCGCCTGCACCTCGTCGAGGCCCGCGGAGCGGTAGACGCTTGGCAGCCAGCCGAAGATCGAGTAGGCCTGCGCCGACTGGATGCCGAACAGCACCGCGAGCGCCCAACCGAGCCGGGTCCGCGCGATCTGGCCGAGCGTGACGCGGGACTGAGCGTCTGCGCGGCGCTTCGTGCGGGAGCGCAGCAGGGGAAGCCAGGCCACCAGGGCCGCCGCCGCGGCGACCACCCAGACCGCAAGCGCCGCGCGCCATCCGCCCATTGCGTGCGCGACGGGGACGGTCGCGACGCTCGCGGTCGTGACGCCCACCGTCAAGGTGAACGAGTACAGGGCGGTGGCGAGGCCGATCCGGCGCGGATAGTGCTGGCGCACCAGCGAGGGCATCAGGACGTTCGCCAGGGCCATGCCCGCCAGCGCCACCATCGACGTCAGCAGGAAGGGCACGGGGGAGGGCGCAAGCAGGCGCCCGACCTGGCCGAGGATCAGCACGCCGAGGGCGAGCGCGATGGCCAGGTGGTCGCCGAGTTTGCGAGCGATCGTCGGGGCGAGCGCCCCGAAGCTCGCGAAGCAGATGGTCGGCAGCGACGTCAGCAGGCCTGCGGTGGTGCCGGTCAGCCCGATGTCCGCGCTGATCTCTTCGAGCACCGGGCCGACCGCGACGGCGACCGGGCGCAGGTTGAACGCCAGCGCGAGCAGGGCGACCAGCGGCCACCAGCGGCGGAGGTGTTCGATCACGGTCAGGCCTTTCTCATCGGCCCGCACACGATACCCCGCCTCAGCGTCGCTTGCCTCAGGCGATCAGCAGCCCCCGGTCGACGGCCGTCGCCATCGACGGTGCGAGCGGCAGCCGGGGGATCAGCGTCGCCTGCACCGCGTGGTAGAGGTCGGGCTTGCCCGGCCACACCGTGTCGGTGGGGCGGTTGGTCGGGTCCAACTGGTGGAACCAGGACCCGAGGCGCAGGTCGCGGAAGCAGGCGTCGACGTGGTCCCACCAGCGCGCATAGTCATCGGCGTAGCGCTCGGAGCCGGTCCGCTGCAGCAGAGCGGCGGCGGCGCCGATGGCCTCTGCCGCCACCCAGTGCATCCGGTCGCGGGTGACGGGGGCGCCGTCCCAGCCGGTGGTGTAGACGAAGCCGTCTGCGCCGTCCGCGGCCCAGCCGTCGGCAACGGCACGGTCGTACAGCGCCTCGGCGGCCTCCGCCCAGCCGGCCGCGGAGTCGCCGAGCGCGGCCTCCAGGTGCAGGAACAGGCGCGACCATTCGAGGCCGTGGCCGACGGTGGCGCCGTACGGGCGGAACGGGTCGTCCGGCCGGTCGACGTTGTATTCGAGTTGGGCGACCCAGGCGTCGTCGTAGTGCTCGGGCAGCCGCCAACCGTTCGCCTCCGCCTGCGAGCGGGCGAACCGGGCGATCCGTTCCGCGCGGCGGAGCCACAGGTCGTCGCCGGTGACGTCGGCCGCGGCCAGGAAGGCCTCGACGGTGTGCATGTTGGCGTTGATGCCCCGGTACGGGTCGGTGGTGGAGAAGTCGGCGGAGACCGCGTCTGCGACCATGCCGTCCTCCTCGTTCCAGAACCTCTCGATGACGCGAAGCGCCTCGTCCAGCAGGTCGCGGGCGCCGTCGAGCCCGGCGAGCGTCGCGGAACTGGAGGCGAGCACCACGAACGCGTGGTCGTAGGCCTCCTTGGCGCCCTGCCTGCGCGAGTCGTGGAACCAGCCGCCGTTGTCCCGGTCGCGCAGCGGCCCGCCGATCAGGCCGTCGAGCGCGCCCTGCGCGATGGCCCGCGCGCCGGGCCGGCCCATCAGAACGCCGAGCGAGTACACGTGCACGGTGCGGCAGGTGATCCACGCCTCGATGGCGTGGCCGGGCTCGGGGTCCCCGGAGGCGTCCAGCCAGGCGGCGCCCTGACCGGGCAGCACGGCCCGCGATCCGAAGCTCATCAGGCGCTCGGTCTCGGACTGGAGCCAGGAGCGGTGTTGGGCGATGGTGGGCCAGGGCAGCATCGGGTGGTCCTTCTCGGGATCAGGCCCGCGCGAGCGCGGACAGGTCGTTGGCGGTGCGCAGCACCGGTGCAACTCTAAACGCCTCACCGACGCCGCGTTCAGCGGTGTGCACGTTGATTGACCACGAGGCCCCCGCGGGAAGCGTGATCAGCGCGTCGTCGGCGACCGCGTCGGCCGCGACCCGGTCGGCGAGCACCGTCAGGTCCTTCACCAGCGAGCGCGCCGTCACGTCGATCCGGTAGCCCTCGGCGGTCTCCGCGACCCGGACGTCCGCCGCGTCGGGGAGAGGTGGGCGTCCTTGACCTCGGCGAACAGTTCGACCACGCGCTCGGCGCCCAGTTCGACGACGAGCGCCTCGCCCTGCGCGTCCCCAGGGGCGACCAGCGCCGCGGTCAGCGGGAGCCTCAGCACCGAGCGCGCTGGCACCGCGACCTGCGACGAGTCGGCCGCGAGGAGCCCGCCGTCGAAGGTCTCGCGCCTGGCCTGCAGCACGTCCTCCCAAGCGTGGTCGGTGTCGTTGACGGCGGTGACGCTCCAGCCGTCGTCGCCGGTGGCCACCACGAGCCTGCGTGGCGCGTAGGCCTGCCGCAGGGCGTACCACAGCGGCTTCCTGCGCTCCTCGTAGTCGATGGCCGCCCAGGACGTGACGGGCCAGCAGTCGTTGAGTTGCCACACGATGGAGCCCGCGGTGCGCGGCCAGTGGCTGCGGTAGTGGTCGACGGCGTAGGCGACGGCGTGCGCCTGCTGGAGTTGGGTCGCCCAGTGCCAGTCCGCGAAGTCGGCAGGCACACCGAGGTGCGGCGCCATCCCCTCGTCGAGTTTGCGGTTGCCGTCCTCGGCCTTCTGGTGCTCGAGGAACACGGCCGTCTCCTTCGCGCCTGGCACGCTCGTGATGGGCTGGCCGTCGACGTGCAGCCAGTCCTGCAGCGTGCGCCAGGCGGGGGGCGCCTGGTAGCCGAACTCGGAGGCGAAGCGGGGGATGTCGTCGCGGTAGTGGGTGTAGTCGATCCGGTTCCACACCTCCCACTGGTGGTGGGTGCCGTGGTCGGGGTCGTTGGGGTGCACGCCCGTCGCGGAGGCGCCGGGGGAGTAGGGGGAGTTGACGCTGTACGCCACGCCCGGGGCGAGTTCTGCGGTGACCGCCGGGAACATCTCGGCCGCGTACCAGCCGCCCCAACTGCGGCCCTCCAGCAGGTCCTTCCAGCCCCAGTCCTCGTAGCCCCACACGTTCTCGTTGCCGCCGTTGAGGACGGCCAGGCTCGGATGCGCCACGAGCCGGGCGACGTTCTCGCGGGCCTCGGCCTCCATCTCGGAGCGGAGCGGGCCGGCCTCGTCGTAGGCCGCGCAGGCGAGCAGGAAGTCCTGCCACACGAGCAGGCCAAGCTCGTCGCACGCCTCGTAGAACGCCTCGGCCTCGTAGATGCCGCCGCCCCAGACCCGCACCAGGTTGATGTGCGCGTCGCGCGCCTGCACCAGTCGCCTGCGGTACCTGTCGGCGTCGATCCTGGAGACGAAGTGGTCGTCCGGGATCCAGTTGACGCCCTTGGCGAAGACGGGGACGCCGTTGACGGTGAGCGTGAACCGGGTGCCGAACTCGTCGGGGGAGCGGTCGACCTCGACGGTGCGGAAGCCGACCCTGCGCTCCCAGGCATCGAGCGTGGAGTCGTCGTCGGAGAGCGTGACGCGCAGCGCCTCAAGCGGTTGCTCGCCGTAGCCGACCGGCCACCAGAGCGCCGGGTCGTCGACCTGGACCGTCAGGCTCGCCCGACGCTGCCCGTTGGCGACCCGCACCTCGGCGCGCCGCCCGGCGATCTCGGCCGCCAGCGTCACCTCGCCCGTGGAGGCCCAATCGAGGGACGTGGTGATCTCGACGATCCCGACGCCGTCCTCGACGCGGACCCGCGGGACGACCTCGGCAAGCCTGGCGTGGCGCCACCGCTCGACCGTGGCCGGCCGCCAGATGCCGGAGGTGCGCAGGTCGGGTCCCCAGTCCCAGCCGAAGCTTGCGGCCATCTTGCGCACCGCGTTGAACGGGGTCGGGTAGGCGCTCGGCCGGTGCCGCTGACGCTCGGCCTCCGCGTCGGCGGTCCGGGTGGGGGAGGCGAAGTCGACCCGCAGTTCGCGGGCGGGAAGCAGGTCCGTCACGTCGACGCGCAGCGCGCGGTGCATGTTGGCGCTGCTGCCGACGACGCGGCCATCGACCGAGATCTCCGCGAAGGTGTCGAGCCCGTCGAAGACGATTTCGACCCGCTCGCCGTCGGTGGGCGCCTCGATGTCGGCGAGGTCGCGGACGTAGCGCCAGTCGAGGTTGAAGAGCCAGGCCTGCCCGCTCGCGTTGGTGTCGAGGTACGGGTCGGCGATCGCACCTGCCCGCACCAGGTCGGTGTGCACGCAGCCGGGCACCTGGGCGTCGAGGCGCTCCGGCAGGAGGGCGGAGCCCTCGCCGAGCGGGTGGAGCAGCCATCCTGAGTCGAGTCGGGTCACGCTCCGATCCTCGCGTCGGTCGGCGGTGTCGGTGGTCGAAATCGTCGAGGTCACTTGGTCGCTCCTGCGGCGAAGCCGCTGTAGATGTATCGCTGGAGGAAGAGGAAGGCGAGCAGGGTGGGGATCAGCACGATCAGGATGCCCGCGCAGATCACCTCCCACTGGGCGCCGTACGGGCCCATGAAGCGGAACAGCGAGGTCGAGATCACCCCGAGGTCGCGCGAGGGCATGTACAGGAAGGGCGTGTAGAACTCGTTGTAGATGCCGATCCCCTTGATGATCACCACGGTGGCGATCGCTGGCTTGAGCATCGGCAGGATGATCTGGAAGAAGATCCTGAAGTGTCCCGCGCCCTCCAGCGCCGCCGCCTCGTCCAGTTCCCTCGGGATGTTGCGGATGAACTGGAGGAAGATGTAGATGCTGACGATGTCGGTGCCCATGAACAGCAGGATCGCCGCCCACCTGGTGTTGAAGATGCCGAGCGAGTTGACGATCTGGAAGGTCGCCACCTGGGTCGTCACGGCGGGCACCAGCGTTGCGAGCAGGAACAGGCCGAGCACGACGGCCCTGCCCCGGAACTCGAAGCGGTCGATGGCGTAGGCCGCGAACGCGCCGATCAGGACAGTGCCCGTCACGGAGATGACCAGGATGATCGAGGTGTTCGCGAAGGCCTGGAGCATGCCGCCGCGGGTGAAGGCGGTGACGAAGTTGGAGAAGTCCAGCCAGTTCTCCGGAAGGTCGAACGGGCCGGACTTCAGGAACTCGCGCTTGCCCTTGAAGGCGCCGATCACGATCAGCGCGATCGGCAGCATCATGGCCACCGCCGCGACGGTGAGGGAGAGGTACTTCAGCGCGGCAAGCGTCGCGCGCAGGGTGCGTCGGGTCATGCTCCGGCCTCCTTTGTCTTTCTGCGGGCGGCCCGCCTCGCCGCCTTGGCGTCCGGGTCGTCCGGGAGCAGGGTGCGCTGCACCCAGGTGATGACGAGCACGATCAGCAGCAGCACCACCGCCATGGCGGAGGCGAGGCCGACGTGGTTGAGTTGGAACGCCGTGTGGACGGTGCGGATCACGAAGGTCTCGGAGCCATTGGCGCCGCCCGTCATGATGAACGGGATCTCGAAGACCGACAGCGCGCCGGAGACGGCCAGGATCGCGGACAGCCCGACGATGGGCCGGATCGACGGCAGGATCAGGTGGCGGAACTGCTGCCACCGGTTGGCGCCGTCGAGCGCGGCCGCCTCGTACTGTTCGGCGCCGATCGACTGGATCGCGCCGAGGAAGAGCACGAAGTTGAGCCCCATGTAGCGCCACACGGACACGGAGGCCAGCGTGTAGTTGACGACGGCCGGGTTGCCCGTCCACTGCAGGATCAGGTCGTCGAGGCCCATCGAGATCAGCAGCGAGTCGAGGCCGCCGTCTGGGCGCAGGAAGTTGTTGAAGATCAGGCCGATGGCGACCCCGTTGATCAGGTAGGGGAAGAACAGCAGTCCCTTCCACATGTTGCGGAAGACGGTGCTGAAGCTGAGCAGCGTTGCGAAGTACAGCGCCAGCCCCATCTGGGCGAAGGCCCCCACGAAGTAGAACAGCGAGACGTAGAAGACCCGCAGGTTCGCGGGCTGCGTGAACGCGTTGACGTAGTTCTTCAGCCCGACGAAGTTCTTGACGGGGTCGAGGCCATCCCAGTCGGTCAGCGAGTACCAGAACATGTTGGCGACGGGGAGGTAGGTCAGCAGGCCGAGCAGCGTCAGCGGCAGTAGCAGGAACAGCCAGGGGGTCGCCTTCGACCTGATGGTGCGGTGTGGCCGGCGGGCCGGGGTGGGCTCTTCGGTGAGCCCTTCCCCGGCCGCGGTCGACGCCTTCGAGGGCGCCTGGGTGAGGGTGCTCATCGCGATCAGCCGACCTCGGCGCGCGCCTTCGTCCAGGACGCGTTGAGGGAGTCGAACAGTTCCTGCTTTGTCGCGGTCTTGTTGCGCGCCGCGTCGACGACCCCTTGGCGGAGCTTTGGCGTGTCAAGGCCGACCTCTGCGGTCTTGTCGATGTCGGTGAGCAGCGCCTCCTCGCCCTCAGCGGGCGGGTTGAGGGTGATCAGTTCGACGCCGGTCGCCTCGAAGTCCTTCAGGGTGGCGGGCAGTTCGCCGTCGACCTGCGGGGTGAGGCCGTCCTGCGAGATCGCGTAGCCGGACTCGTCGATGAACCAGTCGAGGAAGGCGCGCGCCGCCGCCTTGTGCTTCGAGTTCTTGTTGACGGCCAGGTTGTAGTCGCCAGCGGCGACCGCGTGCAGCGTGCCGTCGACGGCGGCGGGGAAGGGGATGTAGCTGATGTCGTCGGGGTTGGCGCCCATGTCCTCTGCGGCCTGGCGCATCTGGGGGATGGCCCAGGAGCCGAGGAACATCGCCCCGACCTGGCCCTCGGCGATCATCGTCTTGGACAGTTCCCAGTTGGTGCTCGTCGGGTCGGCCTCGGTGAGCCCCTCGGCGACCAGGTCGTAGAGCAGGCCGTCGATGACGGCGTGGTCCTCGCCCGCTGCCCATGGGGCGTCCTCGTGGGCCATGGTGTTGACGACGTCGACGTCGTCGGTGATGGCGCCGCGGTAGTACTCCCAGGCTGTGAGCGGCCAGCCGTCCTTGTAGTTGGTGTAGACGGGCGTGACCTCGGGGTTGTTCGCCTTGATCTTCTTCATGGCCGCGATGAACTCGTCGGGGCTGGTGGGGGTGCCGGTGACTCCCGCCTCCGTCCAGACGCGCTTGTTGATCAGGACCCCGTTGGCGTTGCCGATCACGGGGATGCCGTAGGAGGTGCCCTCGAAGGACTTGTCCTTGAGCCAGCGGTAGGTGGTCGACATCTCTTCCGTGTTGCCGAGCGGCTCGAAGAAGTTGGGCAGTTGGTCGCGGGTGACCGAGTTGGGGATGGCGAGCACGTCGCCGTAGTCCTCGGTGTTCATGCGGGTGCGGACCTCACCCTCGTAGTCGGTGATGCCCTCGAAGCTCACCTTCACGTCGGGGTACTTCTCCTCGAACTTCTTCGCGAAGCCGTCGAGTGTCCCGTCCTCCAGGAGGTCGGTGCGCCAGGTGAGCACGGTGATGTCGCCTGCGACGGCGTTGGGGTCCTCGTTCGCGGGCGAGGTGGAGCCGCAGGCGCTCGTGG is a genomic window containing:
- a CDS encoding alpha/beta fold hydrolase, encoding MTELTLHRLGTPGAPAMVLVHGLTDDGTNWPDAVERWRDRYDLVAVDLRGHGTSPRFEASQLADVCAVMQRDLEEVLASVGAPAVLVGHSLGGFLAARVALERPDLVRAAVLEDPAKPPPVDDPHFDITGFRDQQVTFVEAVTSHRADEVARMGRETPLSSAEIEAWADSKPRVDRVYLREGLRLTSGPWEQGLFSELTVPTLILTPVDGEMAPDPDLIVNPLVRCVDIEGAGHCVRRDRPEAYFAAVDAFLAGV
- a CDS encoding DUF1846 domain-containing protein translates to MTRNVGFDRERYLALQSEHINERRERFGGKLYLEFGGKLFDDHHASRVLPGFTPDNKIQMLETIKDDVEVVIAVSAHDLARNKVRADLGITYELDVLRLIDEFRSYGLLVGSIVITQMTDEHRQARAFKRKLERLGLKVYRHYPIKGYPNDVSLIVSDAGYGRNDYIETERDVVVVTAPGPGSGKMATCLSQLYHDHQRGISSGYAKYETFPIWNLPLDHPVNLAYEAATADLDDVNMIDPYHLAAYGEQCVNYNRDVEIFPVLKLLLERLTGSSPYESPTDMGVNMAGVCISDDEVCRDAAKQEIIRRYFKALVAERRDELEPTVSDRIALTMSQVGIVREDRPVVPPALEVERRTKAPAAAMELADGRIITGKTSPLLGACSAMLLDALKELAGIDPKVRLLSPETIEPIQTLKTAHLGSLNPRLHTDEVLIALSVSATYDPNAKAALERLSELRGCDVHSSVILGSVDESILRNLGVNVTSEPVYQSKKLYKKR
- a CDS encoding MFS transporter, whose translation is MIEHLRRWWPLVALLALAFNLRPVAVAVGPVLEEISADIGLTGTTAGLLTSLPTICFASFGALAPTIARKLGDHLAIALALGVLILGQVGRLLAPSPVPFLLTSMVALAGMALANVLMPSLVRQHYPRRIGLATALYSFTLTVGVTTASVATVPVAHAMGGWRAALAVWVVAAAAALVAWLPLLRSRTKRRADAQSRVTLGQIARTRLGWALAVLFGIQSAQAYSIFGWLPSVYRSAGLDEVQAGLMLGIATGVGLVPAFAIPAYVARTRNPTVLFLVIMAFLVAGYTGLLLAPSSAPWLWAIFLALGTASFPLLLALFGTRARTPTATAALSGFSQSVGYVIATLGPLSFGVLHSVTGGWTAPIALQLCLVAPMLLAGLYACRPVLVEDELGA
- a CDS encoding AGE family epimerase/isomerase; this encodes MLPWPTIAQHRSWLQSETERLMSFGSRAVLPGQGAAWLDASGDPEPGHAIEAWITCRTVHVYSLGVLMGRPGARAIAQGALDGLIGGPLRDRDNGGWFHDSRRQGAKEAYDHAFVVLASSSATLAGLDGARDLLDEALRVIERFWNEEDGMVADAVSADFSTTDPYRGINANMHTVEAFLAAADVTGDDLWLRRAERIARFARSQAEANGWRLPEHYDDAWVAQLEYNVDRPDDPFRPYGATVGHGLEWSRLFLHLEAALGDSAAGWAEAAEALYDRAVADGWAADGADGFVYTTGWDGAPVTRDRMHWVAAEAIGAAAALLQRTGSERYADDYARWWDHVDACFRDLRLGSWFHQLDPTNRPTDTVWPGKPDLYHAVQATLIPRLPLAPSMATAVDRGLLIA
- a CDS encoding glycoside hydrolase family 2 protein, which codes for MTRLDSGWLLHPLGEGSALLPERLDAQVPGCVHTDLVRAGAIADPYLDTNASGQAWLFNLDWRYVRDLADIEAPTDGERVEIVFDGLDTFAEISVDGRVVGSSANMHRALRVDVTDLLPARELRVDFASPTRTADAEAERQRHRPSAYPTPFNAVRKMAASFGWDWGPDLRTSGIWRPATVERWRHARLAEVVPRVRVEDGVGIVEITTSLDWASTGEVTLAAEIAGRRAEVRVANGQRRASLTVQVDDPALWWPVGYGEQPLEALRVTLSDDDSTLDAWERRVGFRTVEVDRSPDEFGTRFTLTVNGVPVFAKGVNWIPDDHFVSRIDADRYRRRLVQARDAHINLVRVWGGGIYEAEAFYEACDELGLLVWQDFLLACAAYDEAGPLRSEMEAEARENVARLVAHPSLAVLNGGNENVWGYEDWGWKDLLEGRSWGGWYAAEMFPAVTAELAPGVAYSVNSPYSPGASATGVHPNDPDHGTHHQWEVWNRIDYTHYRDDIPRFASEFGYQAPPAWRTLQDWLHVDGQPITSVPGAKETAVFLEHQKAEDGNRKLDEGMAPHLGVPADFADWHWATQLQQAHAVAYAVDHYRSHWPRTAGSIVWQLNDCWPVTSWAAIDYEERRKPLWYALRQAYAPRRLVVATGDDGWSVTAVNDTDHAWEDVLQARRETFDGGLLAADSSQVAVPARSVLRLPLTAALVAPGDAQGEALVVELGAERVVELFAEVKDAHLSPTRRTSGSRRPPRATGST
- a CDS encoding carbohydrate ABC transporter permease, with protein sequence MTRRTLRATLAALKYLSLTVAAVAMMLPIALIVIGAFKGKREFLKSGPFDLPENWLDFSNFVTAFTRGGMLQAFANTSIILVISVTGTVLIGAFAAYAIDRFEFRGRAVVLGLFLLATLVPAVTTQVATFQIVNSLGIFNTRWAAILLFMGTDIVSIYIFLQFIRNIPRELDEAAALEGAGHFRIFFQIILPMLKPAIATVVIIKGIGIYNEFYTPFLYMPSRDLGVISTSLFRFMGPYGAQWEVICAGILIVLIPTLLAFLFLQRYIYSGFAAGATK
- a CDS encoding carbohydrate ABC transporter permease yields the protein MSTLTQAPSKASTAAGEGLTEEPTPARRPHRTIRSKATPWLFLLLPLTLLGLLTYLPVANMFWYSLTDWDGLDPVKNFVGLKNYVNAFTQPANLRVFYVSLFYFVGAFAQMGLALYFATLLSFSTVFRNMWKGLLFFPYLINGVAIGLIFNNFLRPDGGLDSLLISMGLDDLILQWTGNPAVVNYTLASVSVWRYMGLNFVLFLGAIQSIGAEQYEAAALDGANRWQQFRHLILPSIRPIVGLSAILAVSGALSVFEIPFIMTGGANGSETFVIRTVHTAFQLNHVGLASAMAVVLLLIVLVITWVQRTLLPDDPDAKAARRAARRKTKEAGA
- a CDS encoding ABC transporter substrate-binding protein, which gives rise to MFTTPLRRIVGLAAAGMLLTTSACGSTSPANEDPNAVAGDITVLTWRTDLLEDGTLDGFAKKFEEKYPDVKVSFEGITDYEGEVRTRMNTEDYGDVLAIPNSVTRDQLPNFFEPLGNTEEMSTTYRWLKDKSFEGTSYGIPVIGNANGVLINKRVWTEAGVTGTPTSPDEFIAAMKKIKANNPEVTPVYTNYKDGWPLTAWEYYRGAITDDVDVVNTMAHEDAPWAAGEDHAVIDGLLYDLVAEGLTEADPTSTNWELSKTMIAEGQVGAMFLGSWAIPQMRQAAEDMGANPDDISYIPFPAAVDGTLHAVAAGDYNLAVNKNSKHKAAARAFLDWFIDESGYAISQDGLTPQVDGELPATLKDFEATGVELITLNPPAEGEEALLTDIDKTAEVGLDTPKLRQGVVDAARNKTATKQELFDSLNASWTKARAEVG